A single genomic interval of Paenibacillus sp. JQZ6Y-1 harbors:
- a CDS encoding ABC transporter substrate-binding protein: protein MSNLTIMTRVIKEGKGSYTWKAVILMLTVAILLAGCGGGSQKQEASQPARNADGELEGTLVIWTFFNQVEDMAAQFMKEHPKVKVEVQTFPGDDYQTKLLTALQSGQNVPDIFDLERSYIGKFIDSKYLTDLSEMGAEDVVKAYIPYVQAIGRDANNQIRAVSDHSSPGGFWYIRDNARKYLGTDDPQQIGEMTDSWDKIIELGQQVQQKSGGNVHLIANSGDLFDIEAYNTEPWVKDGKLNIDPKWQQYYNIQRQINDNNVDAKLPFMSAGWGNALNDGSVILTTMPAWASFMIDNENGAAKGKYGVAPTPEGYYNGGTYRGIYSQSPNKELAYEFIKYIAGEKWQQHNLETTGNMPGSAAVYEQNMNQFSLILQATRL from the coding sequence ATGAGCAACCTTACTATCATGACAAGAGTGATCAAAGAGGGCAAAGGGAGTTATACATGGAAAGCGGTTATACTTATGCTAACAGTAGCGATATTGTTAGCAGGATGTGGAGGAGGGAGCCAAAAACAAGAGGCAAGTCAGCCCGCTCGCAATGCCGACGGTGAATTGGAAGGCACACTTGTTATCTGGACGTTCTTCAATCAAGTTGAGGATATGGCTGCTCAATTTATGAAGGAACATCCGAAAGTCAAAGTGGAGGTACAAACCTTCCCGGGTGATGATTATCAAACCAAGCTGCTGACTGCTCTGCAATCGGGGCAAAATGTACCGGATATTTTTGATCTGGAGCGTTCGTATATCGGCAAATTTATCGACTCCAAATATCTCACCGACCTGTCTGAAATGGGAGCGGAAGACGTAGTCAAAGCGTATATTCCGTATGTACAAGCAATCGGGCGAGATGCCAATAATCAAATACGCGCCGTGTCTGACCATTCTTCTCCCGGCGGCTTTTGGTATATCCGTGACAATGCCCGCAAATATCTCGGTACCGATGACCCACAACAGATTGGTGAGATGACCGACAGTTGGGATAAGATCATAGAATTGGGTCAACAAGTACAGCAGAAGAGTGGCGGTAATGTGCATCTGATTGCCAATTCCGGTGATCTTTTCGATATTGAAGCTTATAATACAGAGCCATGGGTAAAGGATGGCAAACTCAATATTGATCCCAAATGGCAGCAGTACTACAATATTCAGCGCCAGATCAATGATAACAATGTCGATGCCAAACTGCCGTTTATGTCTGCTGGCTGGGGTAATGCTCTTAATGACGGTAGCGTCATACTGACAACAATGCCTGCATGGGCATCCTTTATGATCGATAATGAAAATGGAGCAGCCAAGGGGAAATATGGAGTCGCCCCAACACCAGAAGGCTATTATAATGGCGGTACGTATCGCGGGATTTATAGCCAATCGCCGAACAAAGAGTTAGCTTATGAGTTTATTAAGTATATAGCGGGCGAAAAGTGGCAGCAGCACAATTTGGAAACGACAGGAAATATGCCAGGAAGTGCAGCCGTGTACGAGCAAAATATGAATCAGTTTAGTCTGATATTACAGGCGACCAGACTGTAA